The following proteins are co-located in the Chaetodon trifascialis isolate fChaTrf1 chromosome 14, fChaTrf1.hap1, whole genome shotgun sequence genome:
- the eif2ak4 gene encoding eIF-2-alpha kinase GCN2 — protein MSGQHTPADGTDDHTVQQENELEALASIFGDDFQDLRNKDPWKVKRPPEVHLCLRPNGLSTGEECYVTVDLQVKCSPTYPDVPPELELKNAKGLSNENLQNLQSELTKLAAVRCGEVMIYELADHIQGFLSEHNKPPSRSFHEEMLKNQRRQQEKRAQEEQLRMDQQRRQEEQMEKEIIAEIQRREEEKREEKRRKEIAKQERLDSMDQTVPANSSPQGRSPPSPGGAPELTEAKKAVGNRRRTTSNTRHRRDTVNEDNHRLQEPLHFSSNVFGELLVHRGKNLGASERLGRSVYYGFEANSGDFAVIYEWSLRWNRKMGKFFTSQEKGRIESCKKQIHSAENEFNSLLRLDHPNLVHYMALASTEKEDCLVINLLVEHVAGPNLSQSLTAHSPVPLDKLCHYTAQLLAALDYLHSNSVVHKQLGASSVLVDCEGNVRLTDYSLSKRFADICKEDIFEQAHVRFSEDTAMPMKTGKKGDVWNLGLMLLALSQGKEVKEYPVTVPASLPADFQDFLHKCLCLNDAERWTTQQLLDHSFLKPPSPKNLLQYQEASPEDLAVDFASSVIPRSHILNAPFISGVQRQFSRYFNEFEELQLLGKGAFGAVIKVQNKLDGCYYAVKRIQVNPASKQFRRIKGEVTLLSRLNHENIVRYYNAWIERHETPSVGVLSNTDSSEPQSAAHKPPQCKEPRKRLNELGLPDDVEDVAPPPTLSSSVEWSTSIERSSSAKCSGQQSSDEEDDDDEEDVFGASFLPSDSDSRSDIIFDNGDESADEMSQVEPSKRMVVDTTESMDSDRTLLIAHYLYIQMEYCEKSTLRDTIDHSLYQDQNRLWRLFREILDGLAYIHQQGMIHRDLKPVNIFLDSQDHVKIGDFGLATDHPANVAAGIFEVEESGSAVIPKLDPAGNMTGMVGTALYVSPEVQGNTKATYNQKVDLFSLGIILFEMSYRPMTTGAERISVLSQLRVEPLIFPEDFTTYERGTQRKVIEWLLNHDPALRPTALELLKSELLPPPQMEESELHEVLQHTMANINGKAYRTMVGQLFAQNTSPVMDYTYDIDLHKGSFSFNSAKLQQYVHETITRIFKKHGAVRLQTPLLLPRNRKLYDGSELACFMDHSGMLVTLPYDLRMAFARFVARNNITHLKRYSIERVFRPRKLDRAHPRELLECAFDIVTPVTNSLLPDAETIYTISEIVQEFPGLQERNYNIYLNHTSLLKAILLHSGVPEDKLSQASNILCDAMSEKLTKREVEAKFCNFSLSTNSLQTLYKYIEQKGDLQDLAPLLTSLTKQKTAVTQLAKQGLKELEELTVLLRRLGVKLQVVVNLGLVYKVQHHSGVIFQFVAFIRKRKRTVPDIVAAGGRYDHLILEFRGPASTVPVPSAVGASVALDKVCAAMANMEEPPSVSSCDALVVPVGHSSMYKAISVVQKLWSAGVSADLAYDVSQSQETLLEHCRLAGISCMALVSDKEGNYVKVKSFEKDRQSEKRIPELDLVDHIIQKCRTKFFEDRSIREISESMSLQNPKGSLLNTSGSSEQHGSSGTMSMNVNVISPEKVSASARRRYETQIQTRLQNLSSNLQNKSNDIEVLAVDLQKEILVNFLSLEFDCEDQFNSSVKTLLSRLPKQRYLKSICEEIHHFKIRKKVAVVVLYSYRDDYYKILL, from the exons ATGAGCGGTCAGCACACTCCAGCAGATGGGACAGACGACCACACGGTCCAACAGGAAAACGAACTCGAAGCCCTCGCGTCCATCTTTGGAGATGATTTCCAGGACCTGCGGAACAAGGATCCGTGGAAG GTGAAAAGGCCTCCAGAGGTGCACCTCTGCCTGCGGCCCAACGGCCTGAGCACTGGGGAGGAATGCTACGTGACTGTGGACTTGCAGGTCAAATGCTCACCCACATACCCAGACGT GCCTCCGGAGCTGGAGTTAAAGAATGCCAAAGGCCTGTCGAACGAAAACCTCCAGAACCTTCAAAGCGAACTCACCAAGCTGGCAGCAGTACGATGTGGAGAG GTGATGATTTATGAGCTTGCAGACCACATCCAGGGCTTCCTGAGCGAGCACAACAAGCCTCCGTCACGCTCCTTCCACGAGGAGATGCTGAAAAACCAGCGGAGACAGCAGGAGAAACGAgctcaggaggagcagctgaggatgGACCAGCAGCGCAGGCAGGAGGAGCAGATG GAAAAAGAGATCATTGCTGAAATccaaagaagagaggaggagaagcgagaggaaaagagaaggaaggagatcGCCAAACAG GAACGACTTGACAGTATGGACCAGACAGTCCCTGCTAACTCCTCCCCGCAAGGGAGGAGCCCTCCCAGCCCGGGTGGAGCTCCTGAATTGACTGAAGCCAAGAAAGCAGTCGGTAACCGCCGTCGCACTACCTCGAATACACGCCACAG ACGTGACACAGTTAATGAAGACAACCATCGCTTGCAAGAGCCTCTTCACTTCAGCAGCAACGTTTTTGGAGAACTCCTCGTCCACAGAGGGAAAAACTTAG GTGCAAGCGAGAGGCTCGGCAGGAGCGTTTATTATGGATTTGAGGCAAACTCAGGAGACTTTGCTGTGATCTATGAGTGGTCGCTGCGCTGGAACAGAAAGATGGGCAAGTTCTTCACCAGCCAGGAGAAAGGAAGGATTGAGAGCTGCAAAAAGCAG ATCCACAGTGCAGAAAATGAGTTCAACTCCCTCCTGAGGCTGGATCACCCAAACCTGGTGCACTACATGGCGCTGGCCTCCACTGAGAAGGAGGACTGCCTCGTGATTAACCTGCTGGTGGAGCACGTGGCCGGCCCCAACCTGAGCCAAAGCTTGACCGCGCACAGCCCGGTCCCTCTGGACAAACTGTGTCATTACACGGCCCAGCTGCTGGCCGCTCTCGATTACCTTCACTCCAACTCTGTGGTCCACAAGCAGCTGGGGGCCTCCAGCGTGCTGGTGGACTGCGAGGGCAACGTTCGACTGACTGATTACAGCTTATCAAAAAGATTTGCTGATATCTGCAAAGAGGACATTTTTGAGCAAGCCCACGTGCGTTTCTCAGAGGACACAGCCATGCCAATGAAGACGGGTAAAAAAGGGGACGTGTGGAACTTGGGCCTGATGCTGCTGGCTCTCAGTCAGgggaaggaggtgaaggagtaCCCAGTGACGGTGCCAGCCAGCCTGCCTGCTGACTTCCAGGATTTCCTCCACAA GTGTCTGTGCCTGAACGATGCTGAACGCTGGACAACGCAGCAGCTTTTGGACCACTCCTTCCTCAAGCCTCCATCACCTAAAAACctgctgcagtaccaggaagCCAGCCCAGAAG ATCTTGCTGTGGACTTTGCGTCATCGGTCATCCCCCGGAGCCACATCCTCAATGCTCCGTTCATCTCCGGGGTGCAGAGGCAGTTTTCCCGCTACTTCAATGAGTTTGAGGAACTCCAGCTTCTTGGAAAGGGAGCCTTCGGCGCTGTGATTAAA GTTCAGAATAAACTGGACGGTTGCTACTATGCGGTGAAGCGCATCCAAGTCAACCCAGCCAGTAAGCAGTTTCGAAGGATCAAAGGCGAGGTGACCCTGCTCTCGCGCCTCAACCACGAGAACATCGTCCGCTACTACAATGCGTGGATCGAGCGGCACGAGACGCCCTCGGTGGGGGTGCTGAGCAACACCGACAGCTCTGAGCCCCAGAGCGCCGCCCACAAGCCACCTCAGTGCAAAGAGCCTCGGAAGCGCCTCAACGAGCTCGGCCTCCCAGATGACGTGGAGGATGTGGCGCCGCCTCCGACCCTGTCGAGCTCGGTGGAGTGGTCCACCTCCATCGAGAGATCCTCCAGCGCCAAATGTAGCGGACAGCAGTCAagtgatgaagaagatgatgacgatgaggaggatGTGTTTGGTGCCTCTTTTTT gcCATCAGATAGTGACTCAAGGAGCGACATCATCTTTGACAACGGAGATGAAAGTGCAGACGAGATGTCACAG GTTGAGCCAAGCAAAAGGATGGTGGTCGACACAACAGAGAGCATGGACTCGGATCGAACTCTCCTCATAGCGCATTACCTGTACATACAA ATGGAATACTGTGAAAAGAGCACTTTAAGGGACACGATAGATCACAGCCTGTACCAGGACCAGAATCGCTTATGGAGACTCTTCAGGGAAATACTGGATGGCCTTGCTTACATCCACCAGCAG GGGATGATTCACAGGGACCTGAAGCCTGTCAACATCTTCCTCGACTCACAGGACCATGTGAAGATTGGAGACTTTGGCCTGGCTACAGACCATCCTGCTAATGTG gCTGCAGGTATATTTGAGGTGGAGGAGAGCGGCTCAGCAGTGATACCCAAACTCGACCCAGCAG GGAACATGACAGGCATGGTTGGCACTGCCCTCTACGTCAGTCCAGAGGTTCAGGGAAATACCAAAGCTACCTACAACCAA AAAGTTGACCTGTTTAGTCTTGGCATCATCCTGTTTGAGATGTCCTACCGGCCCATGACCACGGGGGCTGAGCGCATCTCTGTTTTGAGCCAATTGCGTGTG GAGCCCCTTATCTTCCCTGAGGACTTTACCACATATGAGCGGGGGACACAG AGGAAAGTGATAGAGTGGCTGTTGAACCACGACCCGGCCCTACGGCCCACCGCCCTGGAGCTACTGAAGAGCGAACTGCTGCCTCCACCACAGATGGAGGAGTCAGAGCTGCATGAGGTGCTGCAGCACACTATGGCCAATATCAATGGAAAAGCTTACCGCACCATGGTGGGCCAGCTGTTCGCCCAGAACACCTCTCCGGTCATGGATTACACATATGACATCGACCTACACAAG GGCAGCTTCAGCTTCAACAGTGCCAAATTGCAACAGTATGTGCATGAAACAATCACCAGGATCTTCAAGAAGCACG gtgcGGTGCGTCTCCAGACACCGCTGCTCCTCcccagaaacaggaagttgtaTGATGGCAGCGAACTGGCCTGCTTCATGGACCACAGCGGAATGCTGGTTACACTGCCCTATGACCTTCGC ATGGCGTTTGCAAGATTCGTCGCTCGCAATAATATTACACATCTGAAGAG GTATAGCATCGAACGCGTATTCCGGCCCAGGAAGCTGGATCGGGCGCACCCGAGGGAGCTTCTGGAGTGCGCCTTTGACATCGTCACACCCGTCACCAACAGCCTGCTCCCTGATGCCGAAACCATTTACACCATCTCTGAAATAGTCCAGGAATTCCCCGGACTTCAG GAAAGGAACTATAACATTTACCTGAACCACACCAGCTTGTTGAAGGCCATCCTGCTCCACAGCGGAGTCCCTGAGGACAAACTGAGCCAGGCCTCCAACATACTGTGTGACGCCATG AGCGAAAAGCTGACCAAACGTGAGGTGGAGGCAAAGTTCTGCAACTTTTCTCTGTCAACCAACAGC TTGCAGACGCTGTACAAGTACATAGAACAGAAGGGGGACCTGCAGGACCTGGCGCCGCTGCTGACATCGCTCACCAAACAGAAGACCGCTGTCACCCAGCTGGCCAAGCAGGGCCtcaaggagctggaggagctcacAGTGCTGCTGCGTAGACTGGGAGTTAAACTGCAG GTGGTGGTTAACTTAGGTTTGGTGTACAAGGTGCAGCATCACTCTGGGGTCATCTTCCAGTTTGTGGCTTTCATCAGGAAACGCAAGCGAACTGTGCCTGACATCGTGGCCGCTGGAGGACGCTACGACCACTTG ATCCTGGAGTTTCGAGGACCAGCTTCCACAGTGCCAGTGCCTTCTGCAGTGGGGGCCAGTGTGGCTCTTGACAAAGTCTGTGCTGCTATGGCCAACATGGAGGAGCCA CCATCAGTGAGCTCCTGTGATGCTCTGGTGGTCCCAGTTGGCCATTCTTCCATGTACAAAGCCATCAGTGTTGTCCAGAAGCTGTGGAGCGCCGGCGTCTCTGCAGATCTTGCTTACGATGTCTCACAG TCTCAGGAGACGTTGTTGGAGCACTGCAGGCTGGCCGGCATCAGCTGCATGGCCCTGGTCTCTGACAAGGAGGGAAACTACGTGAAG gTCAAATCCTTTGAGAAGGACAGACAGTCTGAGAAGCGGATTCCTGAGCTGGACTTGGTCGACCACATCATTCAGAAATGTCGGACCAAATTCTTTGAGGACAGAAGCATCAG AGAAATCTCTGAAAGCATGTCTCTTCAGAACCCTAAAGGATCGCTGCTCAACACCTCAG GCTCCTCAGAGCAGCACGGGAGCAGCGGCACCATGAGCATGAATGTGAACGTCATCAGCCCAGAAAAGGTTTCTGCCAGTGCCAGACGACGCTATGAGACTCAG ATCCAAACCAGATTACAGAATCTCAGTAGCAATTTGCAGAACAAGAGCAATGACATTGAGGTTCTGGCA GTGGACCTGCAGAAGGAAATTCTGGTCAACTTTCTGTCTCTGGAG TTTGATTGCGAAGACCAGTTCAACAGCAGCGTCAAGACTCTGCTGTCTCGTCTCCCCAAGCAGCGCTACCTGAAGTCCATCTGCGAGGAGATCCACCATTTCAAAATTAGGAAAAA GGTGGCTGTGGTGGTCTTGTACAGCTACAGGGACGACTACTACAAGATCCTTCTGTGA